The DNA window TAGACGCGCGCCAGCGGGGCAGTCAGGTCATAGCGCAGCGCCAGCCAGTCGCCGGGTTTGTCGGCGTCCGCGTCTTCCTGCCAGGCGAAAACACCCTCGTTGGGGCGGTCCACGTCGGGCAGGAACTTGCCCAGAGCCTCAACCGTCTCCACACCCGCGCTTTCGAGCGCGTCAAAGCCATAGCGATGATAGACCCCGGCGATTTTGCGCAGCATTTCAGTGCGCTGAGTGACCTCGGCACCGAAATAATCGCGAAAGCCTTTGGGCGTCTCGGCCTTCGGGCGGGGGGTCTTCTTTGGCTTGCCCATGGGATTCCCTTTGCGGCAGGTTTCGCGCGCGGTCTATCGGATGGGGCTGCGTGAGACAAGCGCGGCGCGCACCGCTCTTTTCCAATCTGCGGTCCCGTGCTAGGGGCCCGTGCAGACCGGAGGATGCCCATGACCCGAAAGATGGAAGAACAGATTGCCCACCTGACCCGCACGGTCGAGGAGCTTTCTGATGTGATCGCCCGCCAGGAAAAGGACATCACCACCCTGAACCGGCGCGTGCATATGCTGATGCAGCGCGAAGGGCAGCGTGACGCCGAGCAGACCGGCGGCGTGGTCATGGGCGATGAACGCCCGCCGCATTACTGATCAGATATCCTCGACCTCGAGCACGCCCTGAAGCGATTTGATCGCCCCTTTGATCTGTGGATTGACAGCAAACTCCTGGCCGAGATCGACCTCGACCTCGCCGGGCAGTGAGGGATCCATCAGGCAAAGCTGCACGGGCCCGCGCCCGGCACCACGGGCGGCTTTGGCGGCCCCTGCCAGCACGCTGGCGACCGAGGCCACCGCGTCGGGGTGTTCCACGAAAACCCGCAGACCCATGCCGCCGGCGTCGGCTGCCACCGTATCAATCGGCGTGACAGAACGCGCGAGAAGCTTGAGCTGATCCGCCTCCAGAGTTGCCTCGACACCGACGACGACCTTTGATCCGGTCTCCAGATGCTCGCGGAATTTCTCAAGTGCTTCGGAGAAAAGCGTGACCTCATAGGCGCCCGTGGTGTCGGACATCTGGCAAAATGCAAAACGGTTGCCGCGTGCCGATTTGCGCTCCTGTCGCCCGGCCACGATGCCCGCGATCTTGGCGTTGAGCGGACCGCGCGCGGCCTTTTCAAGGATTTCATCCAGGGTCAGCACGTTCTTGCGTTTCAGCGGCCCCATATAGTCGTCGAGCGGGTGGCCCGAGAGATAAAAGCCCACCGCTTTGAACTCTTCGGCCAGCCGTTCCGCCGGCAGCCAGTCATCCACGGGCTGCAGACGCGGCTCGGGCAGATCCTCGCCGGCTTCTCCGAAAAGAGAGACCTGGTTTGAGGCTTTCTGCTCGTGGATCGCCGCCGAATACCCCACCAGAGCGTCAAGCGCGCCGTAGACACGCCGGCGGTTACTGTCGAGCTGATCAAAGGCGCCGGAGCGGGCGAGCATCTCCAGCGGCCGCTTGCCCACCCGTTTGAGATCGACCCGTCGGGCGAGATCATAGAGCGTGGCAAAGGGTTTGGGGCCGCGCGCTTCGACGATCAGCCGCATGGCCTCGACGCCTACGTTTTTCAGCGCACCAAGCGCATAGACCAGGGCGCCGTCTTCGACCCTGAAGGTCGCATCCGAGCGGTTCACGCAGGGCGGCACCCATGGCAGTTCGAGCTGTTTGCGCACCTCTTCGAAATAGACCGCCAGCTTGTCCGTGAGGTGGATATCGCAGTTCATCACCCCGGCCATAAATTCGACGGGATGGTTGGCCTTGAGCCAGGCCGTCTGATAGCTGACCACCGCATAGGCCGCCGCGTGGGATTTGTTGAAGCCGTAGTTAGCGAATTTCTCCAGAAGGTCGAAAACTTCGGTCGCTTTCTTCTTATCGACCCCGTTTTCCATCGCGCCTTTTTCGAATTTGGGGCGTTCTTTGGCCATCTCTTCTGCGATCTTTTTACCCATCGCGCGGCGCAGCAGATCCGCCCCGCCAAGGCTGTAGCCGGCCATGACCTGAGCGATCTGCATCACCTGTTCCTGATAGACGATAATGCCTTGCGTTTCCTTAAGAATATCGTCGATCAGCGGGTGGATGGATTCCAGTTCTTTCTGGCCGTTCTTCACTTCGCAGTAGGTCGGGATGTTCTCCATCGGACCGGGGCGATAAAGCGCCACAAGGGCCACGATATCCTCAATGCAGGTTGGTTTCATGCGCTTGAGCGCATCCATCATGCCGGAGCTCTCCACCTGGAAGACCGCGACCGTTTTGGCGCTGGCATATAGTTTGTAGGAGGCCTCGTCATCCAGCGGAATGGTGGCGATATCATCCGTCAGACCTTCAGGCGGCGCGAAAAGCTCAGTGCCGTCAGCGGCGATATGCAGATGCCGCCCCGAGGCTTTGATCTGGTCCACCGCGTTCTGGATGACCGTCAGCGTTTTCAGCCCGAGAAAGTCGAATTTCACCAACCCCGCCTGCTCCACCCATTTCATGTTGAACTGGGTGGCCGGCATGTCAGAGCGCGGATCCTGATAGAGCGGCACCAGATGATCCAGCGGGCGGTCACCGATCACCACACCGGCGGCATGGGTCGAGGCGTTGCGCAGCAGCCCCTCGACCTGCTGGCCGTATTCCAGCAGGCGGGCGACGACCTCTTCGTTGCGCGCTTCCTCGCGCAGGCGCGGTTCGTCGGCCAGCGCCTTTTCGATGCTGACGGGTTTCACACCTTCGACAGGGATCATTTTCGACAGCCGGTCCACCTGGCCGTAAGGCATCTGCAGCACACGGCCGATATCGCGCACGGCGGCTTTGGACAGCAGCGCGCCGAAGGTGATGATCTGCCCCACTTTATCGCGGCCGTATTTGTCCTGAACGTAGCGGATAACCTCTTCGCGCCGGTCCATGCAGAAGTCGATGTCAAAATCCGGCATGGAGACCCGTTCGGGGTTCAGAAACCGCTCAAAAAGCAGATTGTAGCGCAGCGGATCGAGATCGGTGATGGTCAGCGCATAGGCCACCAGACTGCCGGCACCCGAGCCCCGGCCGGGTCCTACGGGGATGTCTTCGTCCTTGGCCCATTTGATGAAGTCGGCAACGATCAGGAAATAACCCGGGAAGCCCATGCCCTCGATGATGCCAAGCTCGAAATCGAGACGTTTTTCGTATTCTTCGACGGTGGTGGCATGGGGGATAACGGCGAGCCTGTCTTTCAGTCCGGCCTCAGCCTGGCGGCGCAGTTCCTGCACCTCATCATCGGCAAACTTCGGCAGGATCGGATCCCGGCGATATGCCTGAAAGGCGCAACGCTTTGCGATTTCAACCGTGTTTTCGATGGCCTCCGGCAGATCAGCAAAAAGCGCCACCATCTCTGACTGTGACTTGAAGTAATGCTGTGCCGTCAGCCGCCGGCGCGGATCCTGCTGGTCCACATAGGCGCCGTCTGCGATGCAGATCAGCGCATCATGCGCCTCATACATTTTCGCATCGGGGAAATAGACGTCGTTGGTGGCCACCAGTGGCAAATCCATCGCATAGGCCATCTCGACAAGGCCGCGTTCTGTCAAGCGCTCGGCGGCCGGCTGGCCGTCTTCGCCGGGATGGCGTTGCAACTCGACATATAACCGGTCGCCGAAAGCCTGCTTAAGCTCTGTCATCAGCTTCTCAGCCGCCGGACGCTGACCGGCCTGCAGCAAACGGCCCACCGGCCCGTCTGGTCCGCCGGTCAGACAGATCACGTCGCCCGCATGTGACCGGAGTTCGTCCAGCGTGACCTGTGGCAGCTGCCCGCGCTTGTCGATATAAAGGCACGAGTTCAGCTTCATCAGGTTTTCATAGCCGGCCTCTGACTGCGCGAGCAGCACCAGGGGCGCGGGGGCTGCCGGTTTTTCACCCGGGCCCGTTACCACATAGGCAAGGTCGGTCTGACAGCCGATAACAGGCTGGACGCCGGCATCTGACATCGCCACGGAAAACTCCAGCGCGGCAAACATGTTGTTGGTATCGGTCAGCGCCATTGCAGGCATGCCGGCTTTTCGACACAGCGCGGGCAGCTTTTTCAGCCGCAGCGCCCCTTCCAGCAGCGAGTATTCGGAATGGGTGCGCAGGTGAATGAATCGGGGATCAGTGCTCATGTCAGGACCGTAAATGACCCGCCCGGCCCCCGCCAGAGCGTTCCGCATCACGCTCTGTTTTTTCAGCACCGGAGACCGCGGCGGGGCGGCGCGTTCCCCTTTTCCCTTGCCAAGGGCGGCGTGGCCCGCATAGCCTCGGTCCCGGAATTGCCCGTCCTGTGTTCTACGCCGCATCGAACACCGGACGTGAAGGGGGCATGGTACCGCGGCGGATCTGACGAAATGAACATTACGTTTCGCCTGAACGGAGAAACACTGGCGCTGACCGATGTGGCGCCGACCACAACCCTGCTGGACTGGCTTCGTGAAACCCGTGGCCTGACCGGCACCAAGGAAGGCTGCAACGAAGGTGACTGCGGTGCCTGCACCGTCATGGTCACGGATGCCGCCGGCGCGCGGGCGCTGAATGCCTGCATTCTTTTCCTGCCACAGCTGCATGGCAAATCCGTGCGCACCATCGAGGGCATTTCCGGACCCGACGGCACCCTGCACCCGGTGCAGGAGGCGATGGTCGGCCATCACGGATCGCAGTGCGGTTTCTGCACACCGGGGTTCATCGTCACCATGGCCACGGCGCATCTGAACGGCCGCACGGATCATGATGTGCAGCTGGCCGGCAATCTCTGCCGCTGCACGGGATATGCGCCGATCATCCGCGCCGCCGAAGCTGCAGCCGGCGCGCCCGTACCGGAGCACATGCACGACCTCGTGCCGCCTTCCGCGGAAGATACGCCCGGGGCTGAGGTGACGGGCAGCGGCGGAAAATCTCCTGCAGCGTTTCAGCCGGCTGACAGTGATGCTCTGGCGCAATGGTATGCCCAAAACCCCGATGCCACGCTGGTTGCAGGTGCTACGGATGTCGGTCTGTGGGTCACAAAGAATTTCCACGACCCGGATCAGATCGCCTTTCTGAACGGCTGCGCGGATCTGCAGGGCGTGACCGTGACTGCGGATGAGCTCACGATCGGTGCGATGACGACGCTGACAGACCTTGAACCTGTCATGGAAGAGCTGCACCCGTCGTTTGCCGCGATGATCCGGCGATACGGCTCCGTACAGGTGCGCAACGCGGCAACCATCGGCGGTAATATCGCCAATGGCTCTCCCATCGGGGACGGGCCGCCGGCTCTCATCGCCCTCGGGGCGACCCTGCATCTGCGTCACGGCGACAGCCGGCGCAGTATGCCGCTGGAAGATTTCTTTCTCGCTTACGGCAAACAGGATCGTCGTGCGGGCGAATTTGTGGAGAAAATCACCGTTCCCCGGCAGCCTGACCGGCTGCGCTGTTATAAGCTCTCCAAACGCTTTGACCAGGATATCTCGGCGGTCTGCGGATGTTTCTCGGTTGAAGTTGCAGACGGCACAGTCAGCCGTGCCCGTATCGCCTTCGGCGGCATGTCCGGCATCCCGCAGCGCGCCACCGCGACGGAAGACGCGCTGACCGGGCAGCCATGGACGCAGAAGACTGCGCGCAGTGCAATGGCCGCAATGGGCACGGATTTCACGCCTATGTCCGACATGCGGGCCTCGGCTGAATACAGGATGCAGTCCGCACAGAATATGCTGCTGCGCTGCTGGCACGAAGACGCAGGCACGCCGGTCAGCGTCCTTGAGGTGCGGCCATGAGTGTCGCAAAGCCGCTGCCGCACGATTCCGCTCCGCTGCATGTGACAGGGGCCGCGCGCTATGTGGATGACATCCCGATGCCGGTCGGAACACTGCATCTGGCCTTCGGGATCAGCGATATCGCCGCCGGACGGCTACTGTCGCTCGACACCGGGCCCGTGCGCGCGGCCCCGGGGGTCGTCGCGGTCATCACGGCCGCTGATCTGCCCTTTGACAACGATGTTTCCCCGTCCAATCACGATGAACCGCTGCTTGCAGAGGAAGTGATCAGCTATCTGGGGCAGCCGCTCTTTATCGTTGTCGCCACCTCGCACCTTTCAGCCCGGCGCGCAGCACGCCTCGCACGGGTCGAAACAGAGGCGGGTGATCCGATCCTGACGGTGGATGAGGCTCTGGCCCGGAACAGCCGTTTCGAGGAGGGCCCGCGGGTCTATGGTCGCGGTGACGTGGCCGGCGCGATCGCAGGTGCTGCACACCGGCTCACCGGCAGACTGGAGATCGGCGGGCAGGAACACTTCTATCTGGAGGGTCAGGCGGCCGCCGCGCTGCCTCAGGATAACGGCGATATGGTGGTGATGAGCAGTACCCAGCACCCCACCGAAATTCAGCATAAAGTCGCCGAGGCCATCGGCGTGCACATGCATGGCGTGCGTGTAGAGACACGCCGGATGGGCGGTGGATTCGGCGGCAAGGAAAGCCAGGGGAATGCGCTTGCAGTGGCCTGCGCTGTTGCTGCGCGCGCCACCGGGCGTCCGTGCAAAATGCGATATGACCGCGACGACGACATGGTCATCACCGGCAAGCGTCACGATTTTCGCATTGAGTATGAGGTCGGCTTTGACGACAGCGGACGCATCGAAGGCATTGATTTCACGCATTACACGCGCTGCGGCTGGGCACAGGATCTGTCCCTGCCGGTGGCAGACCGGGCGATGCTGCATGCTGACAACGCCTATTTCCTGCCAGCGGTGCGGATCACCAGCCACCGGCTGAAAACCAGTACACAAAGTGCCACGGCCTTTCGCGGGTTCGGCGGGCCACAGGGCATGCTCGGTATCGAGCGGGTCATGGACCACATCGCCACCCGCCTGGGCAAGGATCCTGTCGCTGTGCGGCGCTGCAATTTTTACGGAGGCAGCGGAACGGAGCCTCGGGATCTCACGCCCTATGGTCAGCAGGTCACGGATTTCATCCTGCCCGATCTGATGAGCCGACTTGAAGAGACTGCCTGTTACACCGCACGCCGGGCCGCGGTTGAAAGCTGGAATGCGGAAAACGCGATCCTGAAGAAAGGCATCGCCCTTACGCCGGTAAAGTTCGGGATCTCCTTTACGCTGACCCATCTCAATCAGGCCGGCGCGCTGGTGCATGTCTATCAGGACGGGTCCATCCACCTCAATCACGGTGGCACCGAGATGGGACAGGGGCTTTTCCAGAAAGTGGCCCAGGTGGCCGCAGCCCGTTTCGGCGTAGATGTATCGGCGGTTCGGATCACCGCGACAGACACCGGCAAAGTGCCGAACACCTCCGCGACAGCGGCCTCATCCGGCAGTGATCTGAACGGTATGGCAGTTCAGAACGCCTGTGACACCATCCGGATGCGTCTGGCAGAACTGATGGCCGGACGGCACCAGACGCTGCCGTCCGAGGTTATCTTCAAAGACGGCAAGGTACATGTTGGTAGTGCCACCTACAGTTTTGCCGAGGTCGTTGCCGACGCTTATGTCGCACGCATCAGTCTCTCGGCCACCGGGTTTTACAAAACGCCCGATCTCGCCTGGGACAGGATCAGAGGCGAAGGCCGTCCGTTTTTCTATTTTGCCTACGGGGCTGCTGTGACCGAGGTGGTGATTGACACGCTGACCGGGGAAAACCGCATCCTGCGCACGGATATTCTGCACGACGCCGGCGCGTCGCTGAACCCTGAGATCGACATCGGCCAGATCGAAGGAGGCTATGTGCAGGGCGCGGGCTGGCTGACCACCGAAGAACTTGTCTGGGACGACAAAGGCCGGTTGCGCACCCATGCGCCCTCTACCTACAAAATTCCCGGCTGCAGTGACCGGCCGGACATCTTCAACGTCGCACTCTGGGACGCCCCCAATAATGAAGCGACGGTGTACCGGTCCAAAGCTGTGGGCGAGCCACCTCTGATGCTGGGTATCTCCGCCTGGTCCGCACTGTGTGATGCCGTCCAGTCCTGCGGGGATACCTATGCCGATCTGCAGGCTCCGGCCACAGCGGAAGAAATCCTGGCCGCCGTTGGTCGCGCAACCAGCGGAGGTGCTGTCTGATGTCCTTTGACCGCGAAGCCCTGATTGCCGCCTGTGCCGCCCGGGGTGTCGTGGCGCGGATCGTGGTGGCCTCCGTCGCCGGGTCTGCCCCGCGCGAAACCGGGGCGTCGATGCTGGTCTGGCGGGACGGGCAGTCCGGCACAATCGGCGGCGGCGCGCTGGAGCATTCGGCGACCCTCGCGGCGCGGGACGCTCTGACGCCAGGGCACCGTGATCTGAGCCGTCACGCGCTGGGTCCCGATCTGGGCCAGTGTTGCGGCGGGGCGGTACAGGTGCTGACCGAAGTTTATGACGAAGCATCCGCCCGGGCCCTGCCCGAGGATGTGATCATGCGCGGTCCGGGCGCGGCGCCGCTGGCGGTCACGCGCCTGCGCGCCCGGATCCGCACGGGCCAGCCGGTTCAGACAA is part of the Roseobacter ponti genome and encodes:
- a CDS encoding SlyX family protein: MTRKMEEQIAHLTRTVEELSDVIARQEKDITTLNRRVHMLMQREGQRDAEQTGGVVMGDERPPHY
- the xdhB gene encoding xanthine dehydrogenase molybdopterin binding subunit, whose product is MSVAKPLPHDSAPLHVTGAARYVDDIPMPVGTLHLAFGISDIAAGRLLSLDTGPVRAAPGVVAVITAADLPFDNDVSPSNHDEPLLAEEVISYLGQPLFIVVATSHLSARRAARLARVETEAGDPILTVDEALARNSRFEEGPRVYGRGDVAGAIAGAAHRLTGRLEIGGQEHFYLEGQAAAALPQDNGDMVVMSSTQHPTEIQHKVAEAIGVHMHGVRVETRRMGGGFGGKESQGNALAVACAVAARATGRPCKMRYDRDDDMVITGKRHDFRIEYEVGFDDSGRIEGIDFTHYTRCGWAQDLSLPVADRAMLHADNAYFLPAVRITSHRLKTSTQSATAFRGFGGPQGMLGIERVMDHIATRLGKDPVAVRRCNFYGGSGTEPRDLTPYGQQVTDFILPDLMSRLEETACYTARRAAVESWNAENAILKKGIALTPVKFGISFTLTHLNQAGALVHVYQDGSIHLNHGGTEMGQGLFQKVAQVAAARFGVDVSAVRITATDTGKVPNTSATAASSGSDLNGMAVQNACDTIRMRLAELMAGRHQTLPSEVIFKDGKVHVGSATYSFAEVVADAYVARISLSATGFYKTPDLAWDRIRGEGRPFFYFAYGAAVTEVVIDTLTGENRILRTDILHDAGASLNPEIDIGQIEGGYVQGAGWLTTEELVWDDKGRLRTHAPSTYKIPGCSDRPDIFNVALWDAPNNEATVYRSKAVGEPPLMLGISAWSALCDAVQSCGDTYADLQAPATAEEILAAVGRATSGGAV
- the dnaE gene encoding DNA polymerase III subunit alpha; amino-acid sequence: MSTDPRFIHLRTHSEYSLLEGALRLKKLPALCRKAGMPAMALTDTNNMFAALEFSVAMSDAGVQPVIGCQTDLAYVVTGPGEKPAAPAPLVLLAQSEAGYENLMKLNSCLYIDKRGQLPQVTLDELRSHAGDVICLTGGPDGPVGRLLQAGQRPAAEKLMTELKQAFGDRLYVELQRHPGEDGQPAAERLTERGLVEMAYAMDLPLVATNDVYFPDAKMYEAHDALICIADGAYVDQQDPRRRLTAQHYFKSQSEMVALFADLPEAIENTVEIAKRCAFQAYRRDPILPKFADDEVQELRRQAEAGLKDRLAVIPHATTVEEYEKRLDFELGIIEGMGFPGYFLIVADFIKWAKDEDIPVGPGRGSGAGSLVAYALTITDLDPLRYNLLFERFLNPERVSMPDFDIDFCMDRREEVIRYVQDKYGRDKVGQIITFGALLSKAAVRDIGRVLQMPYGQVDRLSKMIPVEGVKPVSIEKALADEPRLREEARNEEVVARLLEYGQQVEGLLRNASTHAAGVVIGDRPLDHLVPLYQDPRSDMPATQFNMKWVEQAGLVKFDFLGLKTLTVIQNAVDQIKASGRHLHIAADGTELFAPPEGLTDDIATIPLDDEASYKLYASAKTVAVFQVESSGMMDALKRMKPTCIEDIVALVALYRPGPMENIPTYCEVKNGQKELESIHPLIDDILKETQGIIVYQEQVMQIAQVMAGYSLGGADLLRRAMGKKIAEEMAKERPKFEKGAMENGVDKKKATEVFDLLEKFANYGFNKSHAAAYAVVSYQTAWLKANHPVEFMAGVMNCDIHLTDKLAVYFEEVRKQLELPWVPPCVNRSDATFRVEDGALVYALGALKNVGVEAMRLIVEARGPKPFATLYDLARRVDLKRVGKRPLEMLARSGAFDQLDSNRRRVYGALDALVGYSAAIHEQKASNQVSLFGEAGEDLPEPRLQPVDDWLPAERLAEEFKAVGFYLSGHPLDDYMGPLKRKNVLTLDEILEKAARGPLNAKIAGIVAGRQERKSARGNRFAFCQMSDTTGAYEVTLFSEALEKFREHLETGSKVVVGVEATLEADQLKLLARSVTPIDTVAADAGGMGLRVFVEHPDAVASVASVLAGAAKAARGAGRGPVQLCLMDPSLPGEVEVDLGQEFAVNPQIKGAIKSLQGVLEVEDI
- the xdhA gene encoding xanthine dehydrogenase small subunit — its product is MNITFRLNGETLALTDVAPTTTLLDWLRETRGLTGTKEGCNEGDCGACTVMVTDAAGARALNACILFLPQLHGKSVRTIEGISGPDGTLHPVQEAMVGHHGSQCGFCTPGFIVTMATAHLNGRTDHDVQLAGNLCRCTGYAPIIRAAEAAAGAPVPEHMHDLVPPSAEDTPGAEVTGSGGKSPAAFQPADSDALAQWYAQNPDATLVAGATDVGLWVTKNFHDPDQIAFLNGCADLQGVTVTADELTIGAMTTLTDLEPVMEELHPSFAAMIRRYGSVQVRNAATIGGNIANGSPIGDGPPALIALGATLHLRHGDSRRSMPLEDFFLAYGKQDRRAGEFVEKITVPRQPDRLRCYKLSKRFDQDISAVCGCFSVEVADGTVSRARIAFGGMSGIPQRATATEDALTGQPWTQKTARSAMAAMGTDFTPMSDMRASAEYRMQSAQNMLLRCWHEDAGTPVSVLEVRP